One window from the genome of Saimiri boliviensis isolate mSaiBol1 chromosome 2, mSaiBol1.pri, whole genome shotgun sequence encodes:
- the USP50 gene encoding LOW QUALITY PROTEIN: ubiquitin carboxyl-terminal hydrolase 50 (The sequence of the model RefSeq protein was modified relative to this genomic sequence to represent the inferred CDS: inserted 1 base in 1 codon; substituted 1 base at 1 genomic stop codon), which produces MTSQWSPPADDFSIYYVLTECTDYYDTLPVKEADGNQPHFQGVTGLRNLGNTCYMNAIFWCLCSISPLVEYFLSGKYITALQNDCSEVAMAFAYLMTDMWLGDSDCVSTEIFXSALGNLYPKFTKKTQQDGQEFLIYVLNELHEALEKYCYPWRRSYEKGPTQRYCRNXITTETSIITRLFEGQLSYCIVCLKCEKRTYKNEVFTLLSLPIPSEYECSLQDCLQCFFQQDTLTWNNQIHCSFCETKQETAVRASISKAPKIIVFHLKRFDSQSTMKRKLRTDIHYPLTNLDLTPYISPIFRKHPKYNFCAVVVSKKLLKVTQF; this is translated from the exons ATGACTTCCCAGTGGTCTCCTCCTGCAGATGACTTCAGTATCTACTATGTCCT CACAGAGTGCACAGATTACTATGATACCCTTCCAGTTAAGGAGGCTGATGGGAACCAGCCCCATTTTCAGGGAGTCACTGGCCTGAGGAACTTGGGCAACACATGCTACATGAATGCCATCTTTTGGTGTCTCTGCAGCATCTCACCACTGGTGGAATACTTCCTCTCTGGAAAGTACATCACTGCTCTTCAAAA TGATTGCAGTGAGGTTGCCATGGCTTTTGCCTACCTGATGACAGACATGTGGCTTGGAGACTCAGACTGTGTCTCAACAGAAATATTCTGATCAGCTCTTGGCAACCTCTACCCAAAATTTACGAAAAAGACACAACAAGATGGTCAGGAATTCTTGATTTATGTCCTAAATGAACTTCATGAAGCTTTAGAAAAG TACTGTTATCCCTGGAGAAGATCATATGAGAAAGGACCTACTCAGAGATACTGCAGGA CAATTACCACTGAGACATCCATCATCACCCGGCTGTTTGAAGGGCAGCTCAGTTACTGCATCGTATGTTTAAAGTGTGAGAAACGCACCTACAAGAACGAAGTTTTCACTCTCCTCTCACTCCCCATTCCATCCGAATATGAATGCTCCCTTCAG GACTGTCTCCAGTGTTTTTTTCAACAAGACACACTAACCTGGAACAACCAAATTCACTGTTCCTTTTGTGAAACCAAGCAAGAAACCGCTGTGAGGGCCAGTATTTCCAAAGCaccaaaaataattgtttttcacCTAAAAAG GTTTGACAGTCAGAGTACAATGAAAAGGAAGCTGAGAACAGATATTCATTACCCACTCACTAACTTGGACCTCACTCCTTATATTTCCCCAATTTTCCGGAAACATCCTAAATACAACTTCTGTGCAGTAGTGGTGAGtaaaaaactattaaaagtaactcaattttaa